Genomic window (Gemmatimonadota bacterium):
CCTTGAAGAAGGCACCGCTCAGCGCGAGGAAAGTGACACCGAGAATCCAGCGCGCCCCTTCGGCGCGACGCGCGACCTCGAACGACGCAAAGACGCTCACTGGTCCATCCGGATCGCGAGCCAGTCGCGGAAGAGCATCACGATCACCACACCGACCGCTGCAGTCGTGAGCCCCTGCAACGGTGACCAGACCAGCAGTTCCGTCAACAGCCGACCTGGCGACGTTCCGCTGAAGAGCAGCACCAGCAGATTGCGCGCCCAGGTCCCGAGGAAGAAGACGCCAGCGGTCACGAGCAGGTTGTCAGCGAAGAAGACCGATCGCCCCCACGCTGCGCCCCAGCCCACCAGCACGTGCGCCAGGATGCCAGCACCGAAGCGGGCGGGCGTCAGCACATCGACCATCAGGCCCACGGCAAAGCCGATCACGGCAGCAGTACCAGGCCGCTGGCGGATGGCCAGCAGCAGCAACGCCAGCATCAGGAAGTCGGGCATTCCGCGGCCTTCGATCAGCGAAGGACGGAGATAGAACTCCAGCAGCAGGAGTGCCGCGATCACGACGCCGACACGGAACTTGTCGCTCGAGCGACGCCGCCGCGGGCCCTCACCGGTCCAGACCGAGCTCATCGGAGCGAATCCTTGCGCGGCAGTGTGTCGGCCGCCTTCCGGAGCGAATCCAGCATCCGCTGTGCTGCCACTTTGCGGAGCGAATCGGCCTTGCGCGCGGAATCGGATGGCGGCAAGGGCAGGAATAGCGAATCTCTCGGCGAGGTCAGGACCAGGACGTGGGTCGCCAGCGCCGGATGCGAGTAGGGGGTGACCCGGTAGACCCGCTCATAACCGAATTGATCGCGCTCGATCGCGCTGACCCGCCCGATCGGGATTCCCCGGGGGAAGACCCCGCCCAGGCCGGAGGTAAAGACCGCGGTCCCGACCGCCAGCGAATCGCGCAACGCCACCCCCCTGAGCTGGAGGACCGTGCGCGAAGCGTCGGTGCTCGGACTCGCCGAAATCAGCCCGGTCACACTGCCATTGGCGGTGACTGCGGCCGCACGAAACTCGGGGTGCGTCCAGGTGTAGGCCGCGCTCGAATGCGGGCTCGTCGACCAGATGTAGCCGATCAATCCGGCCGCGGTGACGACGGGGTCGAACTGGTGCACGCCGTCGGCAGATCCGACATTGAGCAACGCCATGCGATCGTCAGTGACGGCAGGTTGGTGGAGAATCTCGGCGGGGAGATATGCCTGTGTGAGCCGTGGCCGCAGATCGAGCAACGCGCGAAGGTTGTCATTCTCGCGACGGGTCGCACCGAAACCCTGCACCAGCAACGCGAGCGAATCACGGCTGTGTTCAATCACCCGGAGACCTTCGCGAGCCGTGCGATCGGCGACCGCGCGTGACTGCGCGGCCACCATCGGGCGAAGTGCTGTCTTGCGGATCGTGTTGGTGAGCGACTCGGCCCAGGGACGCGGGAGAGCGAGGGCGATCAGCGCGAGCAGGACACACCCGGCGAAGAGGACCAGGTCGCTCCGGGCGGTTTCGCCCCCTCCCTGATCGCGCATCGTCAGGACGTCAGGTGGTCAGGACGCTGCGGTACTTCTCGAAGTCGTCGAGGATCCGACCGGTCCCGCGTACCACGCAGGTCAGTGGATCTTCATCGACGTGAATCGGGAGACCGGTCTCCTGGGAGAGGAGCAGGTCGAGGCCGCGAATGAGGGCGCCACCGCCCGTCATCACGATGCCGCGATCGACGATGTCGGAGGCCAATTCCGGCGGGGTGATTTCGAGCGCACGCCGCACGGCGTCTACGATCTGCTGGACCGGCTCCTGCACCGCCTCGCGGATTTCGGTGGAGTGCACCCGCACCGTCTTGGGGATGCCGCTCACCAGGTCGCGCCCCTTCACTTCCATCTCGCGCTCATCACCAGACGGGTAGGCCGAGCCGACCTTGATCTTGATGAGTTCAGCGGTGGGCTCACCGATCAGCAGATTGTAATTCTTGCGCATGAACATCACGATCGCCTGATCGAATTCATCTCCGCCGATGCGGATCGATGTATCGGAAACGATGCCGCTCAACGCGATGACAGCGATCTCGGTGGTGCCGCCGCCGATGTCGATGACCATGTTGCCCGTCGGTGTATCCACCGGCAGCCCCACCCCGATCGCCGCGGCCATCGGTTCGGCCACCATCAGCACCTGCTTCGCGCCGGCGGTCTCGGCCGAGTCGCGCACGGCACGACGTTCCACCTCAGTGATGCCGGACGGCACCGCCACAATCACCTTCGGCTTGACCCGGAAGAAATGCTTGTCGATGATCGTCTTGAGGAAGTAGCGCAGCATCTTCTCGGTCACATCGAAATCCGCGATCACGCCGTCGCGCATCGGCCGGACGGCGATAATGGCTTCCGGTGTGCGACCCAGCATCCGTTTCGCTTCGAGCCCAATCCCTTTTACGCGACCAGTCGCCTTCTCGATGGCAACGACCGAAGGTTCGTTCAACACGATGCCTTCACCCTTTACATAAATGAGGGTGTTCGCCGTGCCGAGGTCGACCGCGATTTCGTTCGCGGGGAGGAAGGAACCGAAGTTTGGGAATTTCACGTGACCGGCCGCCAGGTAAGACGTTCCCGCCAAGATAGGGGTGCGTGCGCGGCTGCGGCAAGCCGCAACATTATGTGGCCAGCGGAGTTGCCTCTGAATCTCCGAGGCGACCTGAGCGCCTGCTCACGGGGGTTAGCCGTGAGCACTTACTCACAAGCCACACTTTCGATTGAAAACAATCCGAGCGGAGCTTGTCCCCTCCGTCGGGCTTCTCCATACTAGGCACGAAGGATCGCCTACCCTCCCGCCCGGATCTCATCTCGTGACCCGTACCATCGCGCTCGCATACTCTGGTGGCCTCGACACGTCCATCATCGTGCCCTGGCTCCGGGAGCATTACCCTGGGGCGCGGGTGGTCTGCGTGGCTGCCGATATCGGACAGGGAGATGAGCTGGCGGATGTGCACCAGAAGGCCCTGGCATCGGGGGCGGCGGAGTGCCACATCCTCGATCTCCGGACCGAGTTCGTGCGCGATTTCGTCTTCCCAACGCTGCGGGCCGGGGCGGTCTACTCGCGGACCTACCTGTTGGGTACGTCGATGGCGCGTCCGATCATCGCCAAGGCACAGGTGGAAGTCGCACGCGCGGTAGGCGCCGATGCCCTGGCCCACGGCTGCACCGGCAAGGGGAACGACCAGGTTCGCTTCGAGCTCACCTACATGGCCTTCGCGCCAGAACTCGAAGTCATCGCCCCGTGGCGGATCTGGGATATCCGCTCGCGCGAAGACGCGCTCCGCTACGCTGCCGCGCACCACGTGCCGGTTGCCGCCACCAAGGAGAAGCTCTACTCGCGCGACCGGAATCTCTGGCACCTCTCGCACGAGGGGGGAATTCTCGAAGATCCATCGAAGGCGCCCTTCGAGGACATGTACCTGATGACGACCGACCCACGTCTCGCGCCGAACGAACCCGAGGATGTCGTGGTCGGCTTCGAGAACGGCACGCCTGTGTCAGTCAACGGCGTTGCGATGGGCCCGGTCGAATTGCTCACCGCGATGAATGCTCTCGGCGCAAAGCACGGCGTCGGTCGCGCCGACATCGTCGAGGATCGGCTGGTCGGGATGAAGTCGCGCGGTGTCTACGAGACGCCCGGCGGGACCATCCTCTACGCGGCGCATTCTGAACTGGAGCAGCTGGTCCTCGACCGCCGTACGCTGGCGGCCAAGGACGTGATTGCGCCGCGCTACGCTGACCTCGTCTACGAAGGGCGCTGGTGGACTACCGAGCGCGAGGCCTACGATGCATTCGTGGCAAGCACGCAGCGATTCGTGACCGGGACCGCGACGATGCGGCTCTTCAAGGGATCGTGTCACGTGGTCGGGCGGGCGAGCCCGAATTCCCTGTACGACGAAGCAACGGTGACTTTTGGCGAGGACAACGTCTATCAGCAGAGTGATGCAGCAGGCTTTATCCGGCTATTCGGCTTGCCGCAGCGCGTGGCGGCAATGAAGCGAAAGGGCGGCCAGTAGCCGCCCCGATTTACTGCTACCGCCCGGTACTCCCGAATCCCCCCGCCCCGCGCCCGCTGGGCGGCAACTCGGCGACTTCGACGAAGTCCACCAGCTCCACCTTCTGCACCAGCGCCTGCGCGATCCGGTCGCCGCGGTGAATCACGAACGGCTCGCTTCCCAGATTGATCAGGATCACCTGCAGCTCGCCACGATAATCCGAATCTATGGTGGCCGGCGTGTTCGGCAGCGTAATCCCGTGCTTGAGTGCGAGGCCTGAGCGCGGCCGCAGCTGCAATTCGTAGCCATCGGGTACCGCCACCGAGAGCCCGGTCGGCACCAGCCCGCGCGCACCCGGCGCAATGACCGTCTCCACCGCCGACACGATGTCCATTCCTGCCGCGCCGCTGGTAGCACGGGTCGGAAGCGGCAACCCCTCGCCGTGCGGCAATCGCACGACGAGGAGTTGAATGGCCGCGCCGGTACTAGAGGACGGAGTCAACGTCAGTGCAGTCGAGTCCGAACGCTTCGGCGACGCCGGCATAGACAATCTTGCCGTCGACGACGTTGAGGCCGAGCTTGAGCGCGTTGTCGCGCTTGCAGGCTTCCTTCCACCCCAGATTCGCGAGCTTGATGGCGTAAGGGAGCGTGGCGTTCGTCAGCGCCAGCGTCGAGGTCCGAGGCACCGCACCCGGCATGTTCGCGACGGCGTAGTGCAACACGCCTTCGACGAAGTAGGTCGGGTTCTCGTGCGTGGTCGGCTTGATGGTTTCGACACAGCCGCCCTGGTCGACAGCAACGTCAACGATCACGCAACCATCGGGAATGCTCTTGAGATCTTCCCGCGTGATGAGGTGCGGGGCCTTCTTGCCCGGAATGAGCACCGCCCCGATGATCAGGTCGGCGTCCTTGACCGCATCGAGGATATTGTGCCGGTTCGAGAAGACCGTGTTCACGTTCGCCGGAAGCACATCATCGAGGTAGCGGAGCCGGTCGAGCGAATTGTCCAGCAGCGTCACGTTGGCGCCCAGACCTGCCGCCATCTTCGCCGCGTTGATCCCCACGACGCCGCCACCGATGATGACGACCTTCGCCGGATTGACACCCGGCACGCCGCCCAGCAGTACGCCGCGGCCGCCGAAGAGCTTCTCGTTGTACTTGGCCCCTTCCTGCACCGCGAGGCGGCCGGCGACTTCCGACATCGGCGTCAGCAATGGCAGCTGGCCACCGGGGAGCTGCACGGTCTCGTAGGCCACGGCAATGGCCCCCGACTTCATCACGGCCCGCGTGAGCGGCTCATCGGCGGCGAAGTGGAAGTAGGTGTACATCACCAGGCCCGGACGCATCCGCGGCCATTCTACCGCGATCGGCTCCTTGACCTTGACGATCATGTCGGCCTTCGCCCACGTCGCATCGGCATCAGGCGCGATGGAGGCGCCGGCCGCGATGTAGTTCTCGTCGGAGAAGCCGCTGCCAAGACCGGCTCCGGTCTCGACCTGCACCTTGTGGCCCTCGCGAACGAGGGATTCGACACCTGACGGCACCAGGCCGACACGGTTCTCGTTGGTCTTGATCTCCTTCGGCACGCCAATCAGCATCGCGATCTCGCTTGCGCGCCTGAGGCGCGCTTCGAAAGGGTCAACGGGTCGGACCGAGGCGGACAGTCGTCATCCGCTCCGGGGCGAGGAACTCGGCGGCCAGCGCCACCGACTCTTCGCGTGTGACACCATCCACGAGGCGGAGTACCTCGTCGAGGGGGCGGTACGGTTCATCCTGCAGGACGTGCGTGGCCAGCCGATGCATCCGGCTGGTCGTGCTCTCCAGCGCCAGCATGAGCGATCCCTTCAACTGCCCCTTGCCATCGACCAGGTCCGCCTCGGGGAGCCCTTCCCGGGCCATCAGGGCCAGCTCCTCACGAATCGCGGCAATGGCCTGGTCGGCCGTGGCCGGTGCGGTTCCGACATACACCCCAAATGTACCCGCGGCACGGTAGGCCGAGTGCCAGGCGTAGACGGCGTAGCAGAGGCCCAGCTCTTCACGCACCCGCTGAAAGAGCCGGCTCGACATCCCCCCGCCAAGCACGGCACTGATCAGCGCGAGGCCGAAGCGACGCGGATCATTGGCCGCGATGCTGTCCGTACCCAGCACGGCGTGGACCTGTTGGAGCTTGCTGACCTCGACGCGGGTGGCCGCCCGGACCGCGGGGGCCGCGACCACAATCGCACGGGGAGCCTGCTTCTCTCCCTCGAACCAGCCGAGCCCTGCCAGCAGCTCAAGCACCTGAGTGTGTTCGATATGCCCGGCCACGGCTATGACGCAATTGCCAGGGTAGTAGTTACTGACGTGCAGATCGCGCAGATCCGCCGTCCCGAGATTCCCTACCGTCTCGGCCGTGCCGAGGATCGAATAGCCGTAGGGATGCTCCGGCCAGAGCGTCTCGCCCCAGAGTTCGAACACCAGATCGTCTGGCGTGTCCTGCACCCCGTTGAGCTCTTCAAGCACCACGTTCCGTTCGAGCTCGAGGTCGCTCTCGCGCAACAGCGGCTTGCGCACCAGATCGGTGAGAACGTCGAGCGCAAGCGGCAGGTCCGCATCGAGGACATGCGCCTGGAACGAGGTCGTGTCGCGGGAAGTATAGGCGTCGAGCGAGCCGCCGCGGGCCTCGAGCGACACCGCGATCTCTCGCGCGGTGCGACGCTCGGTGCCCTTGAAAACCATATGTTCGAGGAGATGGGAGACCCCCATCTTGGCGCGGGCTTCGTGCCCGCTTGCCGATCGGACCCAGATCCCGGCGGCCGCTGACCGTACGCCTGGGAGGCGTTCGGTCACGACCACGAGTCCGTTCGGGGCGTCGGTGCGAAAGAGCGAATCGTCGAGCTGGACGGTACGCACCGACGGACTACTCATTCCTTCGGGAGGAGCGCCTTCCGTGACAGGCGCATCCGGCCGCGCTCGTCGACTTCCAGCAGCTTCACCGTGACCATCTCACCCTTCTTGAGCACGTCCTCGGTCTTCTCGACCCGCTTGTGGTCGATCTCCGAGATGTGCAGCAGCCCTTCGACGCCCGGCATGATCTCGACGAACGCGCCGAACGCGGTAATGCTCTTGATCGGGCCGGTGTAGATGGTGCCGACAATCGGCTCGGCAACGATGCCCATCACCATCTCGCGCGCCTTGGCGCCAGCTTCGGCACCCACGGCGGCGATCGTGATCAGACCGGTGTCGTCGATGTTGACCTTGGCGCCAGAAGCATCCTGAATGCCGCGGATGGTCTTGCCCTTGGGGCCGATCACGTCGCCGATCTTGTCCGGCTTGATCTGGATCGTGAAGATCCGCGGCGCCCACGGCGACATCTCGTCGCGCTGGGTCTTGATGATCTTGTTCATCTCGCCCAGGATGTGGAGGCGACCCTTGTGGGCCTTCTCCAGCGCGGTCTTCATGATGTCGAGCGACAGCCCGGCAATCTTGATGTCCATCTGGATCGAGGTGATGCCCTGCTCGGTGCCGGCCACCTTGAAGTCCATGTCGCCGAGGTGATCCTCGGTGCCCAGGATGTCGGTGAGGATGGCGATGCGATCGCCTTCCTTGATGAGCCCCATCGCCACACCAGCGCAGGCGGCCTTGACCGGCACGCCGGCATCCATCAGCGCCAGGGACGAACCACACACGGTGGCCATCGACGAGGAGCCGTTCGACTCGAGAATTTCCGAGACGATGCGGATGGTGTACGGGAAGTCGGCGGTCGCCGGGAGGAGCGGATGAATCGCCCGCTCGGCCAGGGCACCGTGCCCGATCTCGCGACGCGAGGTGCCGCGCAGCGGACGAACTTCACCGGTGGAGTACGGCGGGAAGTTGTAGTGAAGCATGAACGACTTCTTCGACTCGCCCGGCACTTCGATCGAGTCGATGCGCTGCTCGTCATCGGCGGTGCCGAGGGTGACGGCGACGAACGCTTGCGTCTCGCCACGGGTGAAGACGGCCGAGCCGTGCACACGCGGCACGACGCCGACTTCCGGCGTGATCGGACGGATGGTATCGCCATCGCGACCGTCGATACGCTCGCCCTTGTCGAGGATCTGGGCACGCATCACCGTGTACTCGACTTCCTCGAGTTCGTTGGCGATGTCCTTGGCGTTGTCAGGGAAGTTCTCGAGCAGCTTCGCCTTAACTTCTTCACGCACGCTGTGGACACCAGCCGCGCGACCCGCCTTGTCCTTCGCGTTCATCGCCTTGGCCATCGCCTTCTCGGCCGCGGTCTTCACGGCCTTGACGATGTCGGCGTTCTTGGCCGGCGCTTCCCACTTCATCTTCGGCTTGCCGACCTTGGCGACCAGGTCCGCGATCAGCTTCACCTGCTCGATGATGCCGACCTGCGCGACCTTGAGGCCGTCGAGGACTTCGGCTTCGCTGACTTCATTCGCGCCACCTTCGACCATCATGATCGAATCAGCGAGGCCGGCGACGACGAGATCGAGCGACGAGAACTCGAGCTGCTGGAAGGTCGGGTTGAGGATCCAGTTGTCCTCGACCTTGCCGACGCGCGCAGCGGCAATCGGGCCGTTCCAGGGAATCTGCGAGATGGCGAGTGCGGCCGAGGCGGCCAGCACGCCGATCACATCGGACTCATTCTCCTGGTCGGTCGAGAGCACGGTCACGAAGACCTGCACTTCGTTCCGGAACCCTTCCGGAAAGAGCGGCCGGATGGAGCGGTCGATGATGCGGCAATTGAGAATTTCGTCGTCGGACGGACGCCCTTCACGCTTCAGGAACCCACCCGGGATCTTGCCCGCGGCGTAGGTCTTTTCCTTGTACTCGACCGTGAGTGGGAAGAACGGGAGATGCGTGGCGTTGGGCGAACAGGTGACGGCGGCGAGGACGGTGGTCTCTCCATACTGGACCAGAACCGAACCTGCGGCCTGCTTGGCGAGGCGGCCGGTCTCGATGACCAGCGGGCGGCCTGCGAACTGCGTTTCAATACGATGCACGATTTTCCTTCACTGCGTTTGAGCACCCATAAACGGAAAGCGTCCCACGGTGCTCGCGTGGGACGCCTTGCAGTTTCAGCTACGGATCAGTTCCGGAGGCCGAGTTCAGTGACCAGGGCGCGGTAAGTCGAGATGTCGTTGCTCTTGAGGTAATTCAAGAGCCGGCGCCGGGTTCCGACCATCTTCAGGAGGCCACGGCGACCATGATGGTCCTTCGCGTGGGTCCGGAAATGGTCGGTGAGGCTGTTGATTCGCGTCGTCAGCAGGGCGACCTGGACCCGGGCGGAGCCGGTGTCTTCGCCATGCAGGCGGTGCTTCTCGATGACGGGCTGCTTCTCGATCATGCCTAGTAATTCCTGCCCTGAGTCAATGCTGCGCTTACACTTAGGTTCGCTTGGATAGCCTCGCAATATAGCCCGGGATTCCGAGTGGGGGCAAGCCCTGACAACGGGATGACGGATGACGGATGATGGATGACCGATTTTCGGGCACATGGATCAGGTCGCACCGGGCCGTCGGGCGGGCGGATGCCTCCCGTCTGCTCAGGCGACACCGGCGCACCCCTTCCCCCTTCCCCCCTCTCTTCGCTACGCCCCGATCAACCGCCGAATATCGTTGCTGAACGCGAGCACCATCAGCAGCACCACCAACGCCAGACCGGCAAGCGTGACCACCTCGCGCAGCTTCGTGGGGAGCGGCCGACGGATCAGCCCTTCGATCGCCAGGATCAGGAACGCTCCGCCGTCGAGCACCGGAATGGGCAGCAGGTTCACCACGGCGAGGTTCACCGAAATCAGCGCCATGAACGCGAGCAGATTGTCGAGCCCGGCGCGCGCTTGCTGCGCCGCCATCTGACCAATCAGAATCGGCCCGCCGATCTCCTTGCTGCTGATCTTGCGCGTGGCCAGCCCGCGGAAGGTCTGGAAGATCGTTCCCGCCGACGCCCACGTGGCCTCAGCCCCCGCCCCGATCGCACCACCGAGACCCAGCGTCTCCCGCTGGTAGGGCGTGCGCACCGTCGCACCAATCCGACCGATCATCGCCGAGGTCGTGTCACCAGGAACTTCGCGCTCGGCCTTCGGTGTCATCACGAAGGTCTTCGCCACGCCACCGCGCGTCACGTCGAGTCGGAGCTCTCGCCCTGCTGCCGCCTTGATTCGCTCGACCGCCTCAGCCCACTGGCTGATCGAAGTGCCGTCGATCGCGGCGATCGAGTCGCCCGCTTCGAGACCGGCCGCGGCCGCCGGATAATTCGGCGAGATCGAACCGATTACTGGCGGATGCAGCGGCTCCAGCGCCGTCGCGAGCTTTGCGCGTTCGGCAAGCGCGTCGCGATGGAGTGCCACCGACATCGGCGTGTGATTCGCGAAGGTGAGCTTGATTTCGTTCGACTTCGCCGTGGTCAGGCGATCGACGATGTCGTCCCACGAGGCCACGCTCTCGCCATCAACGGCAGTGATGCGGGTACCGGTGGGAAGTGACGCGAGCTCCTTCGCCTCGACCGGGAGACGCTCTGCCGCAACATGACCAATTGTCGTCGTCGGGTCGTACTGACGGCCGTTCTTGAACGCGAGCCCGGTAAACACCAGCAACGCGAAGAGCGCATTGAGCGTGACGCCGGCAAGAATGATCACCATCCGCTGCCAGGTCGGCTTCGCCTCGAACACGCGATCAGCCGGCACCTCTGCCGACGAGCCCCCTTCGAGCACCGACGACGCGGGATCTTCCTCGCGCGACGCCATCTTCACATAGCCACCCAGCGGAAGCCACGCGATGGCCCACTCGGTTTCGCCGCGCTGGAAGGTGAGCCCCGGAATAGGCTTGCCGATGCCGATCGCGAAGCGATGCACCCAGACCCCGAAGGCTTTCGCCGCCATGTAATGACCGAGCTCGTGCACAAAGACGAGCACGCCAAGCACAACCGCCAGAATCGCCACCGTGAACAGGAACCCGCTCATGCGACTGCTTCCCCTGCGTGACGCCGCGCTGCCGCATCT
Coding sequences:
- the dut gene encoding dUTP diphosphatase; this translates as MPASPKRSDSTALTLTPSSSTGAAIQLLVVRLPHGEGLPLPTRATSGAAGMDIVSAVETVIAPGARGLVPTGLSVAVPDGYELQLRPRSGLALKHGITLPNTPATIDSDYRGELQVILINLGSEPFVIHRGDRIAQALVQKVELVDFVEVAELPPSGRGAGGFGSTGR
- the ald gene encoding alanine dehydrogenase, encoding MLIGVPKEIKTNENRVGLVPSGVESLVREGHKVQVETGAGLGSGFSDENYIAAGASIAPDADATWAKADMIVKVKEPIAVEWPRMRPGLVMYTYFHFAADEPLTRAVMKSGAIAVAYETVQLPGGQLPLLTPMSEVAGRLAVQEGAKYNEKLFGGRGVLLGGVPGVNPAKVVIIGGGVVGINAAKMAAGLGANVTLLDNSLDRLRYLDDVLPANVNTVFSNRHNILDAVKDADLIIGAVLIPGKKAPHLITREDLKSIPDGCVIVDVAVDQGGCVETIKPTTHENPTYFVEGVLHYAVANMPGAVPRTSTLALTNATLPYAIKLANLGWKEACKRDNALKLGLNVVDGKIVYAGVAEAFGLDCTDVDSVL
- the rpsO gene encoding 30S ribosomal protein S15; translated protein: MIEKQPVIEKHRLHGEDTGSARVQVALLTTRINSLTDHFRTHAKDHHGRRGLLKMVGTRRRLLNYLKSNDISTYRALVTELGLRN
- the mreD gene encoding rod shape-determining protein MreD is translated as MSSVWTGEGPRRRRSSDKFRVGVVIAALLLLEFYLRPSLIEGRGMPDFLMLALLLLAIRQRPGTAAVIGFAVGLMVDVLTPARFGAGILAHVLVGWGAAWGRSVFFADNLLVTAGVFFLGTWARNLLVLLFSGTSPGRLLTELLVWSPLQGLTTAAVGVVIVMLFRDWLAIRMDQ
- the rseP gene encoding RIP metalloprotease RseP, translated to MSGFLFTVAILAVVLGVLVFVHELGHYMAAKAFGVWVHRFAIGIGKPIPGLTFQRGETEWAIAWLPLGGYVKMASREEDPASSVLEGGSSAEVPADRVFEAKPTWQRMVIILAGVTLNALFALLVFTGLAFKNGRQYDPTTTIGHVAAERLPVEAKELASLPTGTRITAVDGESVASWDDIVDRLTTAKSNEIKLTFANHTPMSVALHRDALAERAKLATALEPLHPPVIGSISPNYPAAAAGLEAGDSIAAIDGTSISQWAEAVERIKAAAGRELRLDVTRGGVAKTFVMTPKAEREVPGDTTSAMIGRIGATVRTPYQRETLGLGGAIGAGAEATWASAGTIFQTFRGLATRKISSKEIGGPILIGQMAAQQARAGLDNLLAFMALISVNLAVVNLLPIPVLDGGAFLILAIEGLIRRPLPTKLREVVTLAGLALVVLLMVLAFSNDIRRLIGA
- a CDS encoding argininosuccinate synthase — encoded protein: MTRTIALAYSGGLDTSIIVPWLREHYPGARVVCVAADIGQGDELADVHQKALASGAAECHILDLRTEFVRDFVFPTLRAGAVYSRTYLLGTSMARPIIAKAQVEVARAVGADALAHGCTGKGNDQVRFELTYMAFAPELEVIAPWRIWDIRSREDALRYAAAHHVPVAATKEKLYSRDRNLWHLSHEGGILEDPSKAPFEDMYLMTTDPRLAPNEPEDVVVGFENGTPVSVNGVAMGPVELLTAMNALGAKHGVGRADIVEDRLVGMKSRGVYETPGGTILYAAHSELEQLVLDRRTLAAKDVIAPRYADLVYEGRWWTTEREAYDAFVASTQRFVTGTATMRLFKGSCHVVGRASPNSLYDEATVTFGEDNVYQQSDAAGFIRLFGLPQRVAAMKRKGGQ
- a CDS encoding rod shape-determining protein — its product is MKFPNFGSFLPANEIAVDLGTANTLIYVKGEGIVLNEPSVVAIEKATGRVKGIGLEAKRMLGRTPEAIIAVRPMRDGVIADFDVTEKMLRYFLKTIIDKHFFRVKPKVIVAVPSGITEVERRAVRDSAETAGAKQVLMVAEPMAAAIGVGLPVDTPTGNMVIDIGGGTTEIAVIALSGIVSDTSIRIGGDEFDQAIVMFMRKNYNLLIGEPTAELIKIKVGSAYPSGDEREMEVKGRDLVSGIPKTVRVHSTEIREAVQEPVQQIVDAVRRALEITPPELASDIVDRGIVMTGGGALIRGLDLLLSQETGLPIHVDEDPLTCVVRGTGRILDDFEKYRSVLTT
- a CDS encoding pitrilysin family protein, translating into MSSPSVRTVQLDDSLFRTDAPNGLVVVTERLPGVRSAAAGIWVRSASGHEARAKMGVSHLLEHMVFKGTERRTAREIAVSLEARGGSLDAYTSRDTTSFQAHVLDADLPLALDVLTDLVRKPLLRESDLELERNVVLEELNGVQDTPDDLVFELWGETLWPEHPYGYSILGTAETVGNLGTADLRDLHVSNYYPGNCVIAVAGHIEHTQVLELLAGLGWFEGEKQAPRAIVVAAPAVRAATRVEVSKLQQVHAVLGTDSIAANDPRRFGLALISAVLGGGMSSRLFQRVREELGLCYAVYAWHSAYRAAGTFGVYVGTAPATADQAIAAIREELALMAREGLPEADLVDGKGQLKGSLMLALESTTSRMHRLATHVLQDEPYRPLDEVLRLVDGVTREESVALAAEFLAPERMTTVRLGPTR
- the pnp gene encoding polyribonucleotide nucleotidyltransferase — translated: MHRIETQFAGRPLVIETGRLAKQAAGSVLVQYGETTVLAAVTCSPNATHLPFFPLTVEYKEKTYAAGKIPGGFLKREGRPSDDEILNCRIIDRSIRPLFPEGFRNEVQVFVTVLSTDQENESDVIGVLAASAALAISQIPWNGPIAAARVGKVEDNWILNPTFQQLEFSSLDLVVAGLADSIMMVEGGANEVSEAEVLDGLKVAQVGIIEQVKLIADLVAKVGKPKMKWEAPAKNADIVKAVKTAAEKAMAKAMNAKDKAGRAAGVHSVREEVKAKLLENFPDNAKDIANELEEVEYTVMRAQILDKGERIDGRDGDTIRPITPEVGVVPRVHGSAVFTRGETQAFVAVTLGTADDEQRIDSIEVPGESKKSFMLHYNFPPYSTGEVRPLRGTSRREIGHGALAERAIHPLLPATADFPYTIRIVSEILESNGSSSMATVCGSSLALMDAGVPVKAACAGVAMGLIKEGDRIAILTDILGTEDHLGDMDFKVAGTEQGITSIQMDIKIAGLSLDIMKTALEKAHKGRLHILGEMNKIIKTQRDEMSPWAPRIFTIQIKPDKIGDVIGPKGKTIRGIQDASGAKVNIDDTGLITIAAVGAEAGAKAREMVMGIVAEPIVGTIYTGPIKSITAFGAFVEIMPGVEGLLHISEIDHKRVEKTEDVLKKGEMVTVKLLEVDERGRMRLSRKALLPKE
- the mreC gene encoding rod shape-determining protein MreC, producing the protein MRDQGGGETARSDLVLFAGCVLLALIALALPRPWAESLTNTIRKTALRPMVAAQSRAVADRTAREGLRVIEHSRDSLALLVQGFGATRRENDNLRALLDLRPRLTQAYLPAEILHQPAVTDDRMALLNVGSADGVHQFDPVVTAAGLIGYIWSTSPHSSAAYTWTHPEFRAAAVTANGSVTGLISASPSTDASRTVLQLRGVALRDSLAVGTAVFTSGLGGVFPRGIPIGRVSAIERDQFGYERVYRVTPYSHPALATHVLVLTSPRDSLFLPLPPSDSARKADSLRKVAAQRMLDSLRKAADTLPRKDSLR